The Babylonia areolata isolate BAREFJ2019XMU chromosome 17, ASM4173473v1, whole genome shotgun sequence genome has a window encoding:
- the LOC143291376 gene encoding electron transfer flavoprotein subunit beta-like, translating to MHQVRRRSSQLVIADQYQGRRRPHQESIGDQAQAPRSSRTSPKVRRKISTEGIVRRSTKVGENSTKAIDDDCNQTGQMTAALLDWPQATFASKIEKTDGQLKVVKEIDGGLETVQVKLPAVITTDLRLNEPRYATLPNIMKAKKKPMEKKKPSDFGVEVVSTQKVVSVEDPPVREAGQKLETVEELVTKLKDQGLLPS from the exons ATGCACCAAGTTCGACGGAGATCATCACAACTGGTCATCGCAGACCAGtatcaaggtcgacggagaccgcACCAAGAGTCCATCGGAGACCAGGcccaag CACCGAGGTCATCGAGAACATCACCTAAGGTTCGACGGAAGATCAGCACTGAGGGCATCGTGAGACGCAGCACCAAGGTCGgcgagaacagcaccaag GCTATTGACGACGACTGCAACCAAACAGGACAGATGACAGCAGCTTTACTGGACTGGCCTCAG GCCACCTTTGCCTCCAAGATAGAGAAGACGGACGGTCAGCTGAAGGTGGTGAAGGAGATTGACGGGGGTCTGGAAACCGTGCAGGTCAAGCTGCCAGCCGTCATCACCACCGACCTGAGACTGAACGAGCCTCGCTATGCCACACTGCCTAACATCATG aaagcgaagaagaagccgatggagaagaagaagccgAGTGACTTTGGCGTGGAGGTGGTGTCCACACAGAAGGTGGTCAGTGTGGAGGACCCGCCCGTCAGGGAGGCCGGGCAGAAGCTGGAGACTGTGGAAGAGCTGGTGACCAAACTGAAGGACCAGGGCCTCCTGCCCTCCTGA